The window AAATGGGAGAGAGGTATTCTCAGTGGAGAGAATGTTCCCTTTTGTATTTAAGCCTGATGTCTGTTCACTGCTCCCCCTGGTGGACGACAGCGACaccacacatttgttttgcagacaTTGGGGGGGCTGACAGTCAGCCAGAGTTGTGTGCTTATACACAGTTACTTGACCCAGCAGCGACCATAGTTGTTCTTCTAAATGAACCAGAATACATTTATCCAAACTAAttggtgtgtgtgctgacaTTAACAACACAACTGTGTGTGGTTCAGCAGCAGACGAGCCTCAAGGCCGTAGATGTTGTCTACTTCTCTGACCTGCCGCTCAATGCTTATACATGTCCTGTCGCCTGTGGTTGATTTTACTGGAACCAAATAAAGATGAGTAGCTTAGGATTGGTTTGTTTCTCGGTACTTAAAGTAATCTCTTTTGGTACACTTCAAAATGGCTGCCGTAGGTTTTGATATGGTCAAACAAATGAGGAACATCTCACTGGCAGGATGTGAATATGGTTACGATAAAATCCTAATACTGTCTGTGACATCGAAACTAAAGGTTGCTTTGCCATTATAGCCTTTTGCTCTCTGCAGCTATTCCTTCCTTGTTGTTTTGAAGATCAAATTGGATACTAACTTACAGTCACTAAGCCAGAGGTTTTCAAAGTGTAATGTTTGGGGTCTACTCACAGACCTGTGCCCCCCAAACCAAAGATGATATAGAGGTTTCTGAGATACTGGCacattaatgtaatgtaaaacatCTATATGGATGGTACAACATGAGACAACAGTTTATATCAATGAATTCTGcctcaatattattatttatcttccTACTTCTACCATCTTTCAATGATTTGGTAAtcccatcatgctttggggTGACAGGAGTATAATGTTGCCATGATCCACTATGAGTTACGAAGAGGGCTACGTTTTTTAAGCCTTCATTTTGACAAAAAGGCGCCATTAAAAAATGTGCTGATTTACCTATTAGCTGTTCTTGTCTGCAATGTGCTCAACGATGTTTGGAAATTCTCACtgaattactttaaaaaacttaaatatatgATGTTTGTCAGGCAAGTTTAAAGGATTTTTTAGGATGACTAAACATTGGATACATAGATATTCTtggaaatagaaaaatatgcgtattatgtgtttgtgttaggaTGTATCGCATCAACCTGGTGCTAAGTCTTTTAAAGCAACTTAAATCCCTCCATGAGCTCAAGGCCTTTGCTGCTGCCACAGTTACGAATACTGAATATGTCGACAAACGGGACAAATCAGTCGCAAATATACTATAATTATTATACCTATTTCTCACAAGAACGCCCTGAACCTGTCTCATTCACTTTGCATAGTATTCTGCCTCAGTCTCTTCCTTCTTTTAACTCTCTCCCCTCACAGATCCAAAGCCTCTGAATTTAGCAATAACACAACTGTCTTACTTTCAGTGAACAATGGGACAAGGAGAAAagaaatgcagtatttaatcTATTAACCCTTTTCCTTCTGTTTTGACTCCGCAGGGGATGAAAGGCCACAAGTGTGACGTGTGTTCCCGGGAGTTCACCCTGTCGGCCAACCTGAAGAGACACATGCTGATCCACAACAGCGTCAGACCCTTCCAGTGTCACGTCTGCTTCAAGAGCTTCATCCAGAAACAGACGCTGAAGACCCACATGATCGTCCACCTGCCTGTGAAACCGTTCAAATGCAAGGTGAGTGGTGGGAATGGATAGAAGAGAGTATTGATAGGAGGAAGTGTACGATTTTCTAATCAATTTTGGTGTGAAATTAAATGTCATGGCGCATTTTAAGTTTCATTTAATATAACAGGATTATGTGAGGGGAATAATACGCTTTGATATCAGTGGTTTTGCTGCAATGAAATTCACAGTGTGGGCAAGAATTTCACAATCAGCTTTGAGGCAGCCGTTATAAGACAGGATGTTTTCATCTCTAACTACAAAAAGCTACTCTGAAGTGAACCTTTAAATGAGTTTATGTCCTTGTCAATCAATGTCggtatttttatgttatttcattattttcctccAGGTGTGCGGCAAGTCTTTCAACAGAATGTACAACCTGTTGGGCCACATGCATCTCCATGCTGGCAGTAAGCCCTTTAAGTGTCCTTACTGCACAAGTAAGTTCAACCTGAAGGGGAACCTCAGCCGGCACATGAAGGTCAAACACGGGATGGATGTCTCACCAGAAGGACAAGGTGAGGCTGCACGTgttctcacattttattttaccacTCTTATTTATCCAGTGAAGGTTAATTAAAGTATGAGATCTTGTTCACAATTCATAGCAGAGTGTCCCTCTAATTATAAACCTACTGCCTGCTCTGACAGCTTTAAAGCAAACATCAAAACTATGATATTATACAGACATGCCCACAAATTCAAATAATTGACGGTGTCTGTTGTGAATGTTAAGTCGTTATTGTaattttaaagtacatttttatgtaTAACTATTTTGATCCAAACAGAGCATTTGTGTGCAAAGcctgaatatactgtataaatatcATATAATTGGACGCCTTCATGCTCCTGTTTCGTGATACAAACGAATGTTCGTCCCAGGCACCAttgcaagaaaaaaatgcaatttggAAGATGAATAATTGATGTCATTAtaagcattacatttttcaatcatACAAAAGGCCCACTTCTTAGTTTTGCTGCATCTTTGCATTGTGGTATCCGCTTCCttttgtttatgctttttaactttttcaggcaacatttactttattttgtaatgtttacaATTATTGCTACATTATATTTTTGCAAAGATGTCCCAATCACTAAATATTCCCTCACAGTTCTTAATTATGGTAAAAATTACCTAtgtttttcccacaaattgtataatttttgctgtttttaatcaGAAGGGTATAGAAAAACTACGTATGATTTAAAAGAGAACACTTTTATAACCATATATATAAAAGTCAAAGGTTTTGTAGCATAAacatatgaaaaataatttttgttaatgttttttttttttcagcaacaACTCATTTATTAACCTTAAAGCAACACAACAATGTGAAACATGGTGGGTAACCTAAAAAACAAAGTTTGCCCATACATTTCTCCAGCATGGATTTTATTTAGTgtaaggaaaaggaaaaatgtgtaGTAATGGAAATGTACTTAACaattcttttttgtatttccaaGAAGTCCTTCCGGAAATGGATAACCAGGGGGAGTATGAAGGACAGAACTTCAACTTTACATCGCCAGACAATATGGACAATGGTGGCTCCCAGAACCTTACTAAACTCACCACGGCTAACATGGACGACATGGAGGAGTATTACAATTTTGGGAAGGATACGACCAGCTACGCTACACCTTGAGAGGCGATGAACCATGTTGTTCTCAAGGCAGAAGGAAATTACAGAGCTGTTGTCAAGGCTATGGGAGACACTTGGGACGtgttattatttagttttagttttggcCTCCTTCCAGAAGAGCCAGAACTGAAGGACTCTGATGGGAGGCCGGGAAGGAGACGCACGTCAGAGGAGACGTGTTAGCTCTACTGCTGAGGGCAGAGACACTGAACATGTTGCCACTGGTCTGGAGCTTCCTTCTATGGGATTACTTCACCGACCGACTCAAGGACTTTCACTGGCGGACAGTTAAATCtgtatgttgtgtgtatgtatcagttatttgaaaaaaaataagaaaagaaaaaaagttgcagaGCCATCAGTTACATTTGATGTGATAGAAATATGTTTACCATTTTTGTCATTCACCACCGATGTATGCCCTTATATTTTTGACTGAAAGTGCCAGCTAGATACATTCGCAACTAAGCTTCCACCATGTCAGCTATTTACTCATTGTATATCGAACTTTTGATACATAGTCACAACATATTCATAGGTATGAATGCTTCTACTAAACAGTTCCTAATTGTAGTTACTTGCCCAGCCCTCAAAAAGGGGAGGCTCGTTCAATGCGTGTGTGCTTTACTGCACAGGACATTGTAGCCTTTATCTTTCCAGGGCACTTACGACCAAAGTTGCTACTGTCCCATGTCGGCTGATACCCGAAGACTTTGTTAGCGACATGTAAAGCCCTGTCACTGTACAAAGGATTCTGCAGTGTTTACCCACCTTTTGTCTCACATGGTTTAGCTTGACATTAATAATCTGTCCCGTGTAGTGAATATACTGCTCAAAGTTTTCGAATTAATGAGTGAACAATACAAAGCACTTTTCCAATGAGACCTTGCTTCAGTAAGAGTGAACTCATTTGCCTCGAGGAGAAGAGCCGGGGGAACTAAGATTGTAGAATCTTTCAAGCCCCCATAACAGCAATATTATTGAACACAAATAGAAATGCTCTCTCAGTAGGTTTTTTTGTAAACTGCAGTTTCACAGTCTAAATGCAAATTGAAGAATCAGCAGTTTGTATGGAGAATCAGCAGGTttgggttttttgttgtttgtagtTTCAGGAATTTTTAATCCAGGGCGGTTTTCACTTCACTTTCTCAATTCAGAAATATATTTCCCTgctcatttggaaaaaaaagtccaagTGGATGTCCAATCAGTAGattgaaaagaagaaaatacatttttgagagGTTACATTTTGTATGATTGAATTGAAAGTGGACAGATAATTGTCCTGATATCCATTAATCTGTTTTGGGGGAGACCGTCAGCTCCCCCTGTCCTGCCATGCAGGTCAGCCTTGATATGCACACTAAACCAGAGGGATGGTCTACTCGCTCTTCTTCGAGATGAGGAAAATCAAACTGAGACCTCATGGAAAATGACCatgaattatttaataaaggTTCTCTAGTTTAAATGATGGAGACTGGTGTTTTAATCTGTCTGTATTTTCAGCCACATTTTCTGTCCGTCTGCTTGTTGGTCCACCACTTTGATACAGACTTATTATTGAATCAATTTGAATTTAGTAAGACACTCGTGATTCCCGGGGGTTTTATACGACTGACTTGTTTTGCTTTAAGTGAAATGTCTTAACCTGAAATGTGTCTGACATTTTGGTTTTTGATtgaacacaaaaataacaacagtacATGCACCTAAGAAACACACCCATATTTAATGTGATAAGCATTGTTTCACTTTAGTATACATACAGGTTGTTCTCATGCAAAAATGCACGAGGATTAGAGATAGTACTTGTTGCTATATCGAGAGCTGTAATTGTAGCTAGTAGAATTAAAGTGAGCTTTCCAGTGTGTAGGAAATCCTACTGCAtcttgattgtttttaatccagCACCAATCCCACTGAGATGTAGTGGTGTGAACAACTACTCTTAATTTATAAAACTAATCACATTCCCATCTGCCTCAGCTGATGATGTTCGTGATGATTAGAAGATGCTAAaaggctaacatgctaaactaagatTGTGTTAACAcatcaactttaaaagaaaaagagcaaaacaaaggGAAGTCTTTGGATGTCTTATTTATGTTATGCAGGAGGTTAGTCATTTGCTTTACCTGTGATGGAAACTGAATTACAACTTTTGGGTTCGGTCTGGGGTCTCTCTGAAGCCTCAGTCAACTCCAGTGCAGACCCTCCAGCTTTAGGGTATGCTCTCATGGATTGGTTCTTCACTGTTTCATGGATGCTTGGCATTGTGCAAGCCACGGATTACACTTCTGAAGGAAATCATTTCCCAGGAAGTGATTGAGCAATTTGCTCAGAGATATGACTCTTTTATGACTGCCTATCATATTAAGTGAGAGCTGCTTTAGCACTTAACAGTTCCACAGGAATGTTCCTCCTGGAAGGAAATTAGAAAGCTAGGAAAAACGTAATCTAAATGCTAATTTCAGGTAATTTTTTCGATAGAGGCACcttgttccttttcttttactttttactgaGAGAGACATGAGCATATTTCCTGGCCATTCAAGTATTAAATGCTGTAGATTGAGAATCAACAGAAAGCAAAACACCata of the Eleginops maclovinus isolate JMC-PN-2008 ecotype Puerto Natales chromosome 4, JC_Emac_rtc_rv5, whole genome shotgun sequence genome contains:
- the znf710b gene encoding zinc finger protein 710 isoform X1, translated to MCDKSYTSKYNLVTHILGHNGIKPHACPHCGKLFKQPSHLQTHLLTHQGTRPHKCTVCKKGFTQTSHLKRHMLQHTDVKPYSCRFCRRGFAYPSELRAHEVKHERGRCHVCSQCGMEFPTYAHLKRHQTSHQGPHTFQCTECNKSFAYRSQLQNHLLKHQSPRPYTCSQCGLEFVQLHHLRQHSLTHKGMKGHKCDVCSREFTLSANLKRHMLIHNSVRPFQCHVCFKSFIQKQTLKTHMIVHLPVKPFKCKVCGKSFNRMYNLLGHMHLHAGSKPFKCPYCTSKFNLKGNLSRHMKVKHGMDVSPEGQATTHLLTLKQHNNVKHEVLPEMDNQGEYEGQNFNFTSPDNMDNGGSQNLTKLTTANMDDMEEYYNFGKDTTSYATP